Within the Armatimonadia bacterium genome, the region TGTCCGACTCAAGCCCCACCGGGAACACATTGGGGTACTCCGCCGACAGCGCGGGGTACATCTGCCGCGAGACCTCCCAGTTCTTCTCCTCAGCGTAGAAGCTGAGCATCCGACAGAAGGCGTACACCGGCCAGGTCGCATCCGGGTACCACGGGCACGTGCAGGTCGCGTACGGGAAGTGGATGACCATTTCCTGGTACGTGTACGCTGCATCCGGCGGCGTGGACTCCTCAATGTCGCCGTAGGGGATGAAGCAGCGCGCCACCTGTCCCAGGGCCTCGCACTGCAGCGAGCTACCCTTCAGTTCGTTGGCAATGTAGGCGAAGGCTTCCTGCGCCTGTCGTAGGGCGCTGAGCTTCCCGTTCGTGGGCACCGGACCCGTGCTGCCCGTCGAGGTCTGGTAGTCTCCCCGCAGCCTCGCAACGTCGTCCGGTCCCTTGGCGCGGTTGATCTCCTGGAACAACTGGTCCTGGCGCAGGTAGGTCATGCCGATCTCGTACCAGGCCTCGTCCCACTTGTCATTCCCGGGGAACCGCTTGATGAACTCCTTGAACTTCGCGATCGCTTCCTGGTGCGCACCATTGTTCTGCAGGTGCTTGGCCTCGCGGTTCCAGAGCTCATCAGCCTCCTTCTGCGGGTCCCAGGCCAGCGGGTCGTACAGAGTGCCTGCGGTCCGCCCGGCACCACCATGAATCTGCTTCATGAGGTTATTGGCTTCCCGCATCGCCTGGTTCGTCAGCGAACTGCCGTACCAGTTGTGGATCAGGTCGTTGTACGCATCGAGGGCGCCCTGCAGGTTCCCGCTCAGTCGCATACACTCAGCGACGCACATCTGGGCATCGTCGAGCAGATCGCTGTAGGGGAAGTCGCGCTGGAGGTCACGGAGCGCATTGATCGCGGACCGGTAGTCCTCGACCTCCTTGTAGCGCTTGGCGACGTCAAACAGCGACTCAGGACAGTACTCGCTCTTGGGGTACTTGTAGGCGAGCTCGTTGAGGACGTCCAGCGTGTTGCGCTCCTGGTTCGTGGCCGAGTACTCGTGCAACAACAGGTGCAACGCATTCGGCGCCCAGGTGCTGCCGGGCCACTTCTTCACCAGGTACTCGAAGGTCGCGATGGCCTCCGCATGCTGGTGGTCCGTGACGTAGAGGTTCCCCAGTTTCCAGCAGGCGTCATCCGCCAGGTCGCTGTCTGGGAGCGATTCCTCCAGACTCCGGTACGCCCACTCGACGTTCCGCCATGCATCCGGCCGCAGCTCCGAAACGCGCCCGTAATGCATGTAGGTGTTGTCGGCGAAGGCGGTGTCCGCGAAACGGTTGAGGAACGCCTCGCCCGCCTCGATGGCCTCTTTGATCTTGGCCTCCTGCCTCAGCTTGCAGCAGGTGTAACTCGCGGCGGCAGCGTCGTCATGCTGGTTGTACGCGGTGAGGCGGGTCGGGAGCAGAGCGAGGTCGTGGAAAGAGGGCGTGACTGCCTTGGTAATGTCGAAATCCTCTGCCAGGGCAACGGAGACGAGGAGCAGGAGACACGCAACTAACAGGCTTCCCGGTCGCATGCGGACGTCCCTCCTGAGAGAGCACGTCTGGCGGCGAGCCCCGGAAGGGGCTCCCGCTTCTACGATCCACCACCAATATACTAACCAGTTAACCCTTTCGCTTCAAGTGGTAAACCTTTCGTTGGGTGCCCCAGGCTACAGTCCGACACAAAAGAGCCCCTAACCAACTTCGAGAGGTCCTTGACCCCTGCTGTTTCGGTGTGCTATATTATCGGCCGTCAGATCGGGGCGTGGCGCAGTTTGGCTAGCGCGCACGGTTCGGGACCGTGAGGTCGGCGGTTCAAGTCCGCCCGCCCCGACCACCTGTCTCTCACATGCAAGCCCTCGCACCCGCGAGGGCTTTCTGCGTTCTGGGCAGGTGTCACTGACCGTCCCGGGGAAGTCGTCGACCCGAAAGGCGAGTGACCAAGATGCCCGATCCGATCCAGCTCTTGCGCGACCTCGTAGCGACCCCGAGTGTGAACCCCTCCGACGCCGAGCCCGACGACACTCTCTTCGGGGAGGCCCGAGTCGTCGACCTGCTCGAGGCCTGGTTCCACCGCCACAGGATCCACTGCCTGCGACAGCAGGCCGCTCCCGGCAGGCAGAACCTCATCGCCGTCGTCGAAGGCACGGGCCCCGAGACGCGCCTTCTCGAGGCGCATACCGACACCGTCTCCGTCGAGGGCATGACCATCGACCCCTTTGACCCTCGCACGGACGGCGAGCGCATGTGGGGCCGAGGCTCCTGTGACTGCAAAGCCTCCCTCGCGGCCATGGCGACAGCCCTGGTGCGCGTAGCACGCGCCGGTCGTCCCTCCAAGACCTGCCTCCTGGCCGCCACCTGCGGCGAGGAGTACCGCTTCGTCGGCATCAAGGCCCTCGTCACCGAGCCCCAGGAGGTCGGTCTCGACCTCAAGCCCGGTGCCGTAACCGCCTGCGTCGGCGAGCCCACAAGCCTGGACGTCATCATCGCCCACAAGGGCGCTTTCCGCTGGCGCATGACCACTCGCGGCAAGGCAGCCCACAGCAGCGACCCATCCCAGGGCGATAACGCAATCTACCGCATGGCCGACCTGCTCCATCACCTTCGGGCCTATGCGGACTCGCTTCGCGACTGCCCTCGACATCCTCTCGTCGGCGGTCCCACCTTCAGCGTCGGCGTCATCCGTGGCGGAAGTGCCGTCAATATCGTCCCCGATAGCTGCTCAGTCCTGGTCGATCGCCGTCTGATCCCCGGAGAGCGCATGGATCACGTCCTGTGCGAGGTCCGCGAGTTCCTGGGCGACCGCGTGCAGTACGAGATCGACCGCCTCCTCGAGGACTGGCCCCTGGAGACCCCGGCAGACGCTCCGATCACTCAGGCGGTCGCGGAGGCCGTTCGCTCGGTCCTCGGC harbors:
- a CDS encoding tetratricopeptide repeat protein, whose protein sequence is MRPGSLLVACLLLLVSVALAEDFDITKAVTPSFHDLALLPTRLTAYNQHDDAAAASYTCCKLRQEAKIKEAIEAGEAFLNRFADTAFADNTYMHYGRVSELRPDAWRNVEWAYRSLEESLPDSDLADDACWKLGNLYVTDHQHAEAIATFEYLVKKWPGSTWAPNALHLLLHEYSATNQERNTLDVLNELAYKYPKSEYCPESLFDVAKRYKEVEDYRSAINALRDLQRDFPYSDLLDDAQMCVAECMRLSGNLQGALDAYNDLIHNWYGSSLTNQAMREANNLMKQIHGGAGRTAGTLYDPLAWDPQKEADELWNREAKHLQNNGAHQEAIAKFKEFIKRFPGNDKWDEAWYEIGMTYLRQDQLFQEINRAKGPDDVARLRGDYQTSTGSTGPVPTNGKLSALRQAQEAFAYIANELKGSSLQCEALGQVARCFIPYGDIEESTPPDAAYTYQEMVIHFPYATCTCPWYPDATWPVYAFCRMLSFYAEEKNWEVSRQMYPALSAEYPNVFPVGLESDKTSFYELMKLYEAKTGYAYMEMGHHIRYGIGPSDLIPEAHYFQAAMLMNLGQYKQAADLLAPVTGLKGHDLVGPATYLYAQCMMKLGDTNTARQATEVLARTFKNTGLGDDAVTVWTQAQEAYKDPATYQAYLKAVQEVQSKFGVNPANMDVYVGKHCIVFCPYTRAVLMRQYNMPNIWDEAQRVLRDWAGLPDNQKAVIVVDRGDASTSGNPFKVPGSQIKDPPTWGLGLAQISANALAEGIPQLGECKGLLGGIAKFVAASLQYDLVTETRDAIGSAAAVKLPQEEVIRARDGALKSLENYVIAGEDGKLDGEVIAGMMYALLDSHGFAKDRLIDREPYRAFFAKLKTLPEKTTDDVAFASAVSTAFGSDCNQELKKWRLSAPTTDTAGGEVKVGQAK
- a CDS encoding M20 family metallopeptidase translates to MPDPIQLLRDLVATPSVNPSDAEPDDTLFGEARVVDLLEAWFHRHRIHCLRQQAAPGRQNLIAVVEGTGPETRLLEAHTDTVSVEGMTIDPFDPRTDGERMWGRGSCDCKASLAAMATALVRVARAGRPSKTCLLAATCGEEYRFVGIKALVTEPQEVGLDLKPGAVTACVGEPTSLDVIIAHKGAFRWRMTTRGKAAHSSDPSQGDNAIYRMADLLHHLRAYADSLRDCPRHPLVGGPTFSVGVIRGGSAVNIVPDSCSVLVDRRLIPGERMDHVLCEVREFLGDRVQYEIDRLLEDWPLETPADAPITQAVAEAVRSVLGQARIGGVQFGTDASKLDQVGVPTVVCGPGDIRQAHTADEWVRLDQVEAAAKVYERLLSS